From one Melospiza melodia melodia isolate bMelMel2 chromosome 6, bMelMel2.pri, whole genome shotgun sequence genomic stretch:
- the HRAS gene encoding GTPase HRas: MTEYKLVVVGAGGVGKSALTIQLIQNHFVDEYDPTIEDSYRKQVVIDGETCLLDILDTAGQEEYSAMRDQYMRTGEGFLCVFAINNTKSFEDIHQYREQIKRVKDSDDVPMVLVGNKCDLPARTVETRQAQDLARSYGIPYIETSAKTRQGVEDAFYTLVREIRQHKLRKLNPPDESGPGCMNCKCVVS; encoded by the exons ATGACTGAATACAAGCTGGTGGTGGTGGGAGCAGGTGGTGTTGGGAAGAGTGCTTTGACGATACAGCTCATTCAGAACCATTTTGTTGATGAGTATGACCCCACGATAGAG GATTCCTACAGAAAGCAAGTAGTCATCGATGGAGAGACCTGTTTGTTAGACATCTTGGAcactgcagggcaggaggagtACAGTGCCATGAGAGACCAGTACATGAGAACGGGGGAAGGATTCCTGTGTGTCTTCGCCATCAACAACACCAAGTCCTTTGAAGATATTCACCAGTATAG AGAGCAGATCAAGAGGGTGAAAGACTCAGATGATGTCCCCATGGTGCTGGTGGGGAATAAATGTGACCTCCCTGCGCGGACAGTGGAGACCCGGCAAGCGCAGGACCTGGCCCGGAGCTACGGGATCCCCTACATAGAAACGTCTGCCAAAACCAGACAG GGCGTTGAGGATGCCTTCTACACCTTGGTGCGGGAGATCCGGCAGCACAAGCTGCGCAAGCTGAATCCCCCGGATGAGAGCGGCCCCGGCTGCATGAACTGTAAATGTGTGGTATCGTGA